From Rutidosis leptorrhynchoides isolate AG116_Rl617_1_P2 chromosome 3, CSIRO_AGI_Rlap_v1, whole genome shotgun sequence, a single genomic window includes:
- the LOC139901687 gene encoding putative disease resistance protein At5g47280 — protein MVANWCEEKTVRKHDVMRQLAIHLSSQGPKGHRKRLTINVNGEDLPPLPDAINAHILSISTGERFSMNWNDMQASKVEVFVLNFMSEKYVLPRFMQYIEKLKVLIITNYGYYFSDLENFPPPQYLSSLTRIRLDHVSISSISTQLLEIVNLQKLSLIICKIGNSFNEFTDGIPKKLPNIFELDIESCDDLFTFPKILCTLVRLRKLSITNCHNLTSLTEEFGGLTNLEVLRLASCSDLKTLPDSIVNLKKLIIIDISYCIQLSKLPKGMGELSCLKTIHMTACTGLGLDEISSTFGESCSLEVVCDDEISWLWNHHPTVIKQIVEKDTFGSFSKIVSN, from the exons ATGGTAGCAAACTGGTGTGAGGAGAAAACTGTTAGGAAACACGATGTGATGAGACAGCTGGCTATACATTTGAGCAGCCAAGGGCCAAAAGGGCATAGAAAGAGGTTAACTATAAATGTAAATGGAGAAGACCTTCCACCATTGCCGGATGCAATCAACGCCCATATATTGTCAATTTCAACAG GTGAAAGATTCTCTATGAACTGGAACGATATGCAAGCCTCTAAAGTGGAAGTTTTTGTATTGAACTTCATGTCAGAGAAATACGTATTGCCTCGATTTATGCAATATATAGAAAAATTAAAGGTTTTGATCATCACAAACTATGGGTATTACTTCTCAGACCTCGAAAACTTTCCCCCGCCTCAATACTTGTCCAGTCTCACTAGAATTAGGTTGGATCATGTTTCAATATCTTCCATTAGTACACAATTACTAGAGATAGTAAACTTGCAAAAGTTGTCATTAATCATTTGCAAAATAGGCAACAGTTTCAACGAATTTACTGATGGAATCCCCAAAAAGTTACCCAACATATTTGAGTTGGATATCGAATCTTGTGATGATTTATTCACATTTCCTAAAATATTGTGCACTTTAGTTCGTCTTAGAAAACTCAGCATCACTAACTGCCATAATCTAACTTCACTTACTGAAGAATTCGGAGGCTTGACAAATTTGGAAGTTTTGAGGCTTGCATCATGCTCGGATCTTAAAACATTACCCGATTCGATCGTGAACCTTAAAAAGTTAATCATCATTGATATATCTTACTGTATACAGTTAAGTAAGTTGCCAAAGGGGATGGGTGAGTTGAGTTGTTTGAAAACAATTCATATGACAGCTTGCACAGGACTAGGACTGGATGAGATATCATCCACGTTTGGCGAATCGTGTTCGCTGGAAGTGGTATGCGATGATGAAATTTCCTGGTTGTGGAATCATCATCCCACTGTGATTAAGCAAATTGTAGAAAAAGATACATTTGGTAGCTTTTCGAAGATCGTTTCAAACTGA